One Mesoplodon densirostris isolate mMesDen1 chromosome X, mMesDen1 primary haplotype, whole genome shotgun sequence genomic region harbors:
- the P2RY4 gene encoding P2Y purinoceptor 4, which yields MTSTESSLFTALGPHSDPDDSELELDCQFNEEFKFILLPVSYAVVFVLGLGLNALTIWLFLFCLRPWDATATYMFHLALSDTLYVLSLPTLVYYYAARNHWPFGTGLCKFIRFLFYWNLYCSVLFLTCISVHRYLGICHPLRALRWGRPRLAGLLCLAVWLVVAGCLMPNLFFVTTSPKGDIILCHDTTQPEEFDHYVHFSSAVMGVLFGVPCLVTLVCYGLMDRRLYRPLPGAAQSSSHLRSLRTIAVVLTVFAVCFVPFHITRTVYYMARLLEADCWVLNIANMVYKVTRLLASANSCLDPVLYLLTGDKYRRQLRQLCRGGRPRLPTAASSLALVSLPEDSSCRWTATPQDGGLGR from the coding sequence ATGACTAGTACGGAGTCCTCACTGTTCACAGCCTTAGGCCCCCACTCAGATCCTGACGACAGTGAGTTGGAGCTGGACTGCCAGTTTAATGAGGAGTTCAAGTTTATCCTGCTGCCCGTGAGCTATGCAGTTGTCTTTGTGCTGGGCCTAGGCCTCAATGCCCTGACCATCTGGCTCTTCCTCTTTTGCCTCCGACCGTGGGATGCGACAGCCACCTACATGTTCCACTTAGCTTTGTCAGATACTTTGTATGTCCTGTCGCTGCCCACCCTCGTCTACTATTACGCAGCCCGCAACCACTGGCCCTTTGGCACTGGGCTCTGCAAGTTCATCCGCTTTCTCTTCTATTGGAACCTCTACTGCAGCGTCCTTTTCCTCACCTGCATCAGTGTACACCGCTACCTGGGCATCTGCCACCCTCTGAGGGCGCTGCGCTGGGGCCGCCCGCGCCTTGCTGGCCTTCTCTGCCTGGCAGTTTGGTTGGTCGTAGCTGGCTGCCTCATGCCCAACTTGTTCTTTGTCACCACCAGCCCTAAGGGGGACATCATCTTGTGCCATGACACCACCCAGCCTGAGGAGTTTGACCACTACGTGCACTTCAGTTCGGCAGTCATGGGGGTGCTCTTTGGCGTGCCCTGCCTGGTCACTCTTGTCTGCTATGGGCTCATGGACCGGCGCCTGTATCGGCCCTTGCCAGGGGCTGCCCAGTCATCTTCCCATCTGCGCTCGCTGCGCACCATCGCTGTGGTATTGACTGTCTTTGCCGTCTGCTTCGTGCCTTTCCACATCACCCGCACCGTTTATTACATGGCAAGGCTGTTGGAAGCTGACTGCTGGGTGCTGAACATCGCCAACATGGTCTATAAAGTAACTCGGCTTCTGGCCAGTGCCAATAGCTGCCTGGATCCTGTACTCTATTTGCTCACTGGGGACAAGTATCGACGTCAGCTCCGGCAGCTCTGCAGGGGTGGCAGGCCCCGTCTCCCCACAGCTGCCTCTTCTCTGGCGCTGGTGTCCCTGCCTGAGGACAGCAGCTGCAGGTGGACAGCCACCCCCCAGGATGGCGGCTTGGGCAGATAG